A section of the Leptospira noumeaensis genome encodes:
- a CDS encoding GatB/YqeY domain-containing protein, giving the protein MTLQDTISTDLKTALKAKDETVLGTLRLIKAEIQYELTKTGASELTDTAVMQILKSNFKRRKDTAVEYDKANRPDLSSKEIQEAEVISRYIPKEVSEEEISIAVNEAIVELNVSGAQDMGKVMGKVMAKFKGQNIDGSKVSSLVKQALSAR; this is encoded by the coding sequence ATGACCCTGCAAGATACGATCAGTACAGATCTAAAAACGGCATTAAAGGCCAAGGATGAAACCGTCCTCGGCACTTTGCGTCTGATCAAAGCAGAAATTCAGTATGAATTAACCAAAACCGGTGCTTCCGAACTGACGGATACTGCAGTGATGCAGATCCTCAAATCCAATTTCAAACGAAGAAAGGACACGGCTGTCGAATATGACAAAGCCAATCGTCCTGATCTTTCTAGTAAAGAAATTCAGGAAGCAGAAGTCATCTCTCGTTATATTCCAAAAGAAGTCTCCGAAGAAGAAATCTCAATCGCTGTCAACGAAGCCATTGTGGAATTGAATGTGAGCGGAGCCCAGGATATGGGAAAGGTGATGGGTAAAGTAATGGCAAAATTTAAAGGACAAAATATAGACGGCTCCAAGGTATCCTCCCTCGTTAAACAAGCACTTAGCGCCCGTTAA
- the rpsU gene encoding 30S ribosomal protein S21, whose product MTPQVGIYLKEGESIEAALRRFKRDCANAGIMSEIKRREYFEKPSVVKKKAVEAAKRKRDKKKRLFAKKDKL is encoded by the coding sequence ATGACCCCACAAGTAGGGATTTATTTAAAAGAAGGGGAATCTATTGAGGCGGCGCTTCGTAGGTTCAAAAGAGATTGTGCGAATGCTGGTATTATGAGCGAAATCAAACGCCGTGAATACTTCGAAAAGCCTAGTGTTGTGAAAAAGAAGGCTGTCGAAGCGGCAAAACGCAAACGAGACAAAAAGAAAAGATTATTCGCTAAAAAAGATAAACTTTAA
- the dnaG gene encoding DNA primase yields MNPYQSFKERVRREVSIDSYINRFVPLRRMGRNLVGICPFHNEKTPSFNVNAEGGFYHCFGCKASGDLFRFVMDYQKVDFLKSLEILSDYSGIPLVERTKEEEESERKKEALYQVSQKALEYFQRNLNTQSGEVALKYLESRGLYSEDLKVFKIGFGLPGFGNLRQDLFKTEAEVKLGEQLGLLKRQDQNKDPYDFFRNRIMFPVIDTRGRVIAYSGRILGESEEAKYINSPNSLIYDKSRTFYNLNLSQDGIRKTREAVIVEGVFDAIGLFRKGIEFVVAPLGTGFTEGHVRILKNMADKVYLMMDSDKAGTKGAFRAVNLLSKEGVVVKVCHIPEGKDPFDYSLHHNKQEIRDLLEAAAPASQFMIREILGGAGPSSLAEEKQASVKKLFEFLKPMEKETDKQVYLEEGARQLGLSFSSLFQDFRGKPGVTSTPSMVDTKKERAAAKPGKLSPILVCERKMIAMLIQNLELFSFADDLLGLEFRDEVSAFLWDYLYTKYLQNENLTAAEILSREEIPSEYLGMIAEHFTADESTSPGLFKGMFLYHADLLDDARMEELVKEMAKPDLTIEEKNNLLSELSLLKSEKNKRSVYLRTIQTLEV; encoded by the coding sequence GTGAATCCTTACCAAAGTTTTAAAGAAAGAGTTCGCAGAGAAGTCTCCATTGATTCCTATATCAACAGATTTGTTCCCTTACGTCGTATGGGAAGAAACCTCGTTGGAATTTGTCCTTTTCATAATGAAAAAACACCCTCCTTCAATGTAAACGCAGAAGGTGGATTTTACCACTGCTTCGGATGTAAGGCATCTGGAGATTTGTTTCGGTTTGTGATGGACTACCAAAAGGTAGACTTTCTCAAATCTTTAGAAATCCTTTCTGACTATTCTGGAATTCCTCTTGTGGAAAGAACCAAAGAAGAAGAAGAGTCGGAACGAAAAAAAGAAGCACTGTATCAAGTTTCGCAAAAAGCCTTAGAATACTTTCAAAGAAATTTAAATACACAAAGTGGTGAAGTGGCTTTAAAATATTTAGAATCACGCGGATTGTACAGCGAAGATTTAAAAGTTTTTAAAATTGGGTTTGGCCTTCCAGGGTTTGGAAATTTACGCCAAGATTTGTTTAAAACAGAGGCGGAAGTCAAACTTGGGGAGCAGTTAGGCCTTCTCAAACGACAAGACCAAAACAAAGATCCTTATGATTTTTTTCGAAATCGGATCATGTTTCCTGTGATTGACACAAGGGGCCGAGTGATTGCTTATTCGGGACGGATTCTTGGTGAATCAGAAGAAGCAAAATACATCAACAGTCCGAACTCACTCATTTACGACAAAAGTCGCACATTTTATAATTTAAATTTGAGCCAAGACGGAATTAGAAAAACAAGAGAAGCTGTCATCGTCGAAGGTGTGTTTGATGCCATTGGCCTTTTCCGGAAAGGAATTGAGTTTGTCGTCGCACCTCTTGGAACAGGATTTACAGAAGGCCATGTTCGGATTTTAAAAAACATGGCGGACAAAGTGTACTTAATGATGGATTCTGATAAAGCAGGAACCAAAGGTGCCTTTCGCGCTGTGAATCTCCTTTCGAAAGAAGGTGTGGTGGTAAAGGTTTGCCATATCCCGGAAGGAAAAGATCCTTTTGATTATTCCCTCCATCATAACAAACAAGAAATTCGGGATTTACTCGAAGCGGCAGCTCCTGCTTCCCAATTTATGATTCGCGAAATCCTAGGTGGTGCCGGCCCTTCCTCTTTGGCGGAAGAAAAGCAGGCCAGTGTCAAAAAACTCTTTGAATTCCTGAAACCCATGGAAAAAGAAACGGACAAACAAGTCTATTTAGAAGAAGGGGCGCGCCAACTCGGACTTTCTTTTTCTTCGCTTTTTCAGGACTTTCGTGGCAAACCAGGTGTAACTTCGACCCCCTCCATGGTCGATACTAAAAAAGAACGGGCGGCGGCCAAACCGGGGAAACTATCTCCTATTTTGGTTTGTGAACGTAAGATGATCGCAATGCTCATTCAGAATTTGGAACTGTTTAGTTTCGCTGATGATTTGTTAGGCTTAGAATTTCGGGATGAAGTATCCGCTTTTCTTTGGGACTATTTATATACGAAGTATTTGCAGAATGAGAACTTAACAGCTGCTGAGATTCTTTCGAGGGAAGAAATTCCTTCGGAATACCTGGGAATGATCGCCGAACATTTTACGGCCGATGAATCGACGTCACCAGGATTATTTAAAGGGATGTTTCTTTACCATGCGGATTTGTTGGATGACGCAAGGATGGAAGAACTTGTCAAAGAGATGGCCAAACCTGACTTAACGATTGAAGAAAAGAACAATCTTCTGTCAGAACTTTCGCTTTTAAAAAGTGAAAAAAATAAGAGATCCGTGTATCTCCGAACGATCCAAACGTTAGAAGTATAA